A section of the Roseivirga sp. BDSF3-8 genome encodes:
- the hemL gene encoding glutamate-1-semialdehyde 2,1-aminomutase has protein sequence MLKTDQSQQLFQDAQEYIPGGVNSPVRAFKAVGGNPLFIKSAKGAYVEDADGNRYVELINSWGPMILGHANPHIQSAVQEAIGNSLSFGAPTEREVDIARLITSMVPSIDKVRMVNSGTEATMSAARLARGYTGREKILKFSGCYHGHGDSFLIAAGSGAATMGVPDSPGVTKGTALDTLTAPFNDLEAVKELVKANKDNVAAIILEPVAGNMGCVLPKEGFLEGLRQLCTDEGIVLIFDEVMTGFRLAPGGAQELLGVEPDMTTLGKIIGGGMPVGAYGGRKEIMEFVSPMGPVYQAGTLSGNPIAMSAGLAMLNQLNGDSDLYERLERKTGRIVKGIRENLQKLGLNYTTTHIGSMFCLFFTDQEVHNFETAKTCDTAKFGKYFRAMLNRGIYLAPSQFEALFVSDALDDIEIEKIVRANYESLKEVEGL, from the coding sequence ATGCTCAAAACAGACCAAAGCCAACAACTTTTCCAGGATGCTCAGGAGTACATTCCCGGTGGGGTAAACTCTCCGGTCAGGGCCTTTAAAGCAGTGGGCGGTAACCCCCTCTTTATAAAGTCTGCCAAAGGGGCATACGTGGAGGATGCTGATGGTAACCGGTATGTTGAATTAATAAATAGCTGGGGACCTATGATCCTCGGGCACGCAAACCCTCATATTCAAAGTGCTGTACAGGAAGCAATAGGAAACTCTCTTTCCTTTGGTGCACCCACGGAACGTGAGGTGGATATTGCCCGGCTAATAACCAGTATGGTGCCTTCAATAGATAAGGTGCGAATGGTTAATAGTGGCACAGAGGCAACAATGTCTGCCGCCAGACTTGCCAGGGGTTATACCGGCCGTGAAAAAATCCTTAAGTTTAGCGGGTGTTATCATGGGCATGGCGATAGCTTCCTGATTGCTGCCGGAAGCGGTGCAGCTACAATGGGAGTACCAGATAGCCCCGGCGTCACTAAAGGTACCGCCTTGGATACGCTCACCGCACCATTTAATGACTTGGAGGCGGTAAAAGAGCTGGTTAAGGCCAATAAAGACAATGTCGCAGCCATAATACTGGAGCCAGTAGCTGGCAATATGGGGTGCGTACTTCCAAAAGAAGGCTTTCTTGAAGGCCTCCGCCAGCTCTGTACAGATGAAGGCATCGTTCTCATTTTTGATGAGGTGATGACTGGCTTCCGTCTTGCCCCCGGTGGAGCACAAGAACTGCTTGGTGTTGAGCCAGACATGACTACCCTGGGTAAGATCATAGGTGGTGGAATGCCCGTAGGTGCTTATGGTGGCCGGAAAGAGATCATGGAGTTTGTTTCTCCGATGGGCCCTGTCTACCAGGCAGGTACCCTGTCAGGTAACCCTATAGCTATGTCTGCAGGTTTGGCCATGCTTAATCAACTCAACGGAGATTCCGACCTGTATGAAAGGCTGGAGCGAAAGACCGGCCGGATAGTTAAAGGTATTCGTGAGAACCTGCAAAAGCTGGGACTAAATTATACCACTACCCATATTGGGTCAATGTTCTGTTTATTCTTTACGGACCAGGAGGTTCACAATTTTGAGACAGCTAAAACCTGCGATACAGCTAAATTTGGCAAATACTTTAGAGCAATGCTCAATAGAGGCATCTACCTTGCCCCCAGCCAGTTTGAAGCTCTCTTTGTGTCAGACGCGCTGGATGACATTGAAATAGAGAAGATCGTACGGGCTAACTATGAAAGCCTGAAGGAAGTAGAAGGGTTGTAA
- a CDS encoding ABC transporter substrate-binding protein → MNKAFSILILVITLTAGTVLSPVNAQDYRNKFLNGKALYKEGRYGLAMEALRPVTTNEPDNIYHEYASFYYALSAYNDGQLDLAENMLMQIRQRSPRWSKTDEVRYWLSLVNFEQNDYRKAVGITKDIKSRDLQKETVNMKLHFLRQLNDTDELKALLSEYTYDREVAVVLAEKISAKSVMNQDKALLDFLVNEFDLNEEEFSVTREIRRVKKPYYRVAAVLPFFMDQLEENSSRVRNQFVLDLYTGMEVAVEELKEEGIDIRLFAYDTRRDSLATAKLMAMPEMATMDLIVGPLFPDPFKVVSDFSYRNRINMLNPLSTNSDIVSDNPYSFLFLPSQETQGRKAAEFAGAQFENKRALVFYEDNERDSVRAATYAKEITDNGFTVLRFIKISEGDERGTFGILKDYAGKDRNTEAIGHVFISGSSTLTAASAISALERLSQGIPAVVPGEWLDLSFINFEQAESLGLYFVDPDYTLYSAGVTETFKQKYIDKTSSLPNRFAYLGYESMMTTGQMLNKYGVYFQTGFEETDRQEGRLMSGVSYKEFNDNQIVPIIRFEEAELKIVNN, encoded by the coding sequence ATGAATAAAGCCTTTTCAATACTAATACTAGTTATAACCCTTACCGCCGGTACAGTGCTAAGCCCTGTAAATGCACAGGACTACCGCAATAAATTTCTAAACGGCAAAGCACTGTATAAGGAAGGGCGATACGGTTTGGCTATGGAAGCCCTGCGGCCTGTAACAACCAACGAACCGGATAATATTTACCACGAGTATGCCTCATTCTACTATGCCCTGTCTGCTTACAATGACGGACAACTGGATCTGGCTGAGAATATGCTTATGCAAATTCGCCAGAGAAGTCCTCGCTGGAGTAAGACTGATGAGGTTAGGTACTGGCTATCACTGGTAAACTTTGAGCAGAATGACTACCGGAAGGCAGTAGGCATAACCAAAGACATAAAGTCCCGTGACCTGCAGAAGGAAACGGTAAACATGAAGCTTCACTTTCTACGTCAGTTAAATGATACTGATGAGCTCAAGGCATTGCTGAGTGAATATACCTATGACCGGGAAGTTGCTGTCGTACTGGCCGAAAAGATATCAGCTAAATCCGTAATGAATCAGGATAAAGCCCTGCTGGATTTTCTGGTGAATGAGTTCGACCTGAATGAGGAAGAATTTTCAGTGACGAGGGAAATACGCAGGGTAAAAAAGCCCTACTATCGCGTAGCGGCGGTATTACCCTTTTTCATGGATCAGCTCGAAGAAAACAGCAGCCGCGTCCGTAACCAGTTTGTACTTGACCTGTATACGGGCATGGAAGTAGCTGTGGAGGAACTGAAGGAAGAAGGTATTGACATCCGCCTGTTTGCTTATGATACACGGCGCGACAGCCTCGCTACAGCAAAATTAATGGCAATGCCTGAAATGGCGACTATGGATCTCATCGTTGGCCCCTTATTTCCAGATCCCTTCAAAGTAGTATCTGACTTCAGCTACCGGAATCGCATTAATATGCTGAACCCACTCAGTACAAATAGTGATATAGTCAGCGATAACCCCTACAGCTTCCTTTTTCTGCCAAGCCAGGAAACGCAGGGCAGGAAGGCAGCAGAGTTTGCAGGAGCACAATTTGAAAATAAACGCGCTCTCGTTTTCTATGAAGATAACGAACGTGACTCCGTCAGGGCGGCTACGTACGCAAAAGAAATCACTGATAATGGCTTTACAGTACTCAGATTCATTAAGATATCCGAAGGCGATGAAAGAGGTACCTTCGGTATTTTAAAGGACTACGCAGGCAAGGACCGTAATACCGAAGCAATAGGCCATGTATTCATATCAGGGTCATCTACTCTTACTGCCGCCAGCGCCATATCCGCATTGGAAAGGCTCAGTCAAGGCATTCCGGCAGTAGTGCCCGGTGAGTGGCTGGATTTGTCTTTTATTAACTTCGAACAGGCGGAAAGCCTTGGACTTTACTTTGTCGACCCTGATTACACATTATACTCTGCCGGAGTAACTGAAACCTTTAAGCAAAAGTATATCGATAAAACAAGCTCATTGCCAAATCGCTTTGCCTATCTGGGATACGAGTCCATGATGACCACAGGTCAGATGCTTAATAAGTATGGTGTTTATTTCCAGACCGGTTTTGAAGAAACTGACCGGCAGGAAGGACGCCTCATGTCAGGAGTAAGCTACAAAGAATTTAATGATAACCAGATCGTACCTATAATCAGGTTCGAGGAGGCAGAACTGAAAATTGTAAATAACTGA
- the hisB gene encoding bifunctional histidinol-phosphatase/imidazoleglycerol-phosphate dehydratase HisB has protein sequence MSNEKQTRPKRVLFIDRDGTIIKEPPTDYQVDSLEKLEFLPKAISNLRKLAEQTDFELVMVTNQDGLGTDSFPEDTFWPAQYKMLKTLEGEGVHFSAIHIDRTFEHENAPTRKPGTALLTEYIDSDKYDMARSYVIGDRHTDIQLADNLGCKGILIASEETESHASLVTEDWDRIFEFLRLPERKASVRRTTSETDIKVELNLDGTGKTRIHTGLGFFDHMLEQIGKHGMIDLEVEVKGDLHIDEHHTIEDTALALGQAFADSLSDKRGMARYGFVLPMDEALARVAIDFGGRPWLVWDAGFKREKIGDMPTEMFHHFFKSFSDAARCNLNIKVEGENEHHKIEAIFKGLARAIKMAVSRNLREIDNLPSTKGTL, from the coding sequence ATGAGCAATGAAAAACAAACCCGCCCGAAAAGGGTGTTATTTATAGACAGGGACGGGACCATTATTAAAGAACCGCCCACTGACTACCAGGTAGACTCACTGGAAAAGCTGGAATTTTTGCCTAAAGCCATTTCTAATCTCAGAAAACTGGCCGAGCAGACTGACTTTGAACTTGTGATGGTGACAAACCAGGATGGCCTGGGAACAGATAGCTTTCCCGAAGATACCTTCTGGCCGGCTCAATATAAAATGCTAAAGACCCTCGAGGGTGAAGGCGTACATTTTTCTGCTATTCACATAGACCGGACATTTGAGCATGAAAATGCTCCAACGCGCAAGCCAGGCACTGCCTTGCTTACAGAGTACATCGATAGCGATAAGTATGATATGGCCCGTAGCTATGTAATCGGAGATCGGCACACAGATATTCAGCTAGCTGATAATCTTGGGTGTAAGGGCATTCTGATTGCTTCGGAAGAAACGGAGAGCCATGCCAGTTTGGTTACCGAAGACTGGGACCGTATTTTTGAATTTCTCAGGTTGCCTGAAAGAAAAGCTTCCGTTCGTCGCACGACCAGTGAAACCGATATTAAGGTAGAACTCAATCTGGATGGTACCGGGAAGACCCGTATCCATACAGGGTTAGGCTTTTTTGATCATATGCTGGAGCAGATAGGCAAGCACGGCATGATAGACCTGGAGGTAGAGGTTAAAGGTGATCTGCATATTGATGAGCACCATACGATAGAAGACACTGCCCTGGCCCTTGGGCAGGCTTTTGCAGATTCCCTTTCTGACAAAAGAGGAATGGCCCGTTACGGTTTCGTATTGCCTATGGATGAAGCCCTTGCCCGCGTAGCCATTGACTTTGGAGGGAGACCATGGCTTGTGTGGGATGCAGGCTTTAAAAGAGAGAAGATCGGGGATATGCCTACTGAAATGTTTCACCATTTCTTCAAAAGCTTTTCCGATGCGGCACGCTGCAATCTTAATATCAAAGTGGAAGGGGAAAATGAACACCACAAGATAGAAGCGATCTTTAAAGGCCTTGCAAGGGCTATAAAAATGGCTGTGAGCCGTAATCTCCGGGAGATAGATAACCTGCCTAGTACCAAAGGCACCCTTTAA
- the guaA gene encoding glutamine-hydrolyzing GMP synthase yields the protein MNEQILILDFGSQYTQLIARRVRELNVYCEIHPYNNIPEIDESVKGVILSGSPCSVRDEGSPELNLSGIRGKLPLLGICYGAQLMAHRNGGHVLPSEIREYGRAKLEKVDTHYQLLKEINLNSQVWMSHGDTIKTLPEKFKVIASTPSVEVAAYKIEDEETYGIQFHPEVTHSLEGKTVLRNFVVHICGCHQDWTPDTFVEDTVSMLQDKLGDDKVVLGLSGGVDSSVAAMLIHKAIGKNLHCIFVDNGLLRKNEFEDVLESYKHMGLNVKGVDASQQFYDALEGITDPEEKRKAIGKVFIDVFDQEAHAIQNVKWLAQGTIYPDVIESVSVKGPSATIKSHHNVGGLPERMNLKVVEPLNSLFKDEVRRVGKTMGLEQTILGRHPFPGPGLAIRILGDITPQKVRILQEVDHIFISGLKNNDLYDDVWQAGAILLPVQSVGVMGDERTYENVVSLRAVTSVDGMTADFCHLPYEFLADISSDIINRVKGVNRVVYDISSKPPATIEWE from the coding sequence ATGAACGAACAGATCCTCATCCTTGATTTTGGTTCTCAATATACCCAGCTTATCGCAAGGCGGGTTAGGGAGCTGAACGTTTACTGCGAAATCCACCCATATAATAACATTCCGGAGATAGATGAGTCCGTAAAGGGGGTCATCCTTTCCGGTAGCCCTTGTTCTGTGCGCGACGAAGGGTCGCCCGAACTAAACCTGTCAGGAATCCGGGGGAAATTGCCATTGCTTGGTATCTGCTACGGGGCCCAGCTAATGGCTCATCGTAATGGAGGCCATGTATTGCCATCAGAAATACGTGAGTATGGCCGGGCCAAGCTGGAAAAAGTAGATACCCACTACCAGTTGCTCAAAGAGATAAACCTGAATAGTCAGGTCTGGATGAGCCACGGAGACACTATCAAGACACTTCCTGAAAAATTTAAGGTAATAGCCAGTACCCCCAGTGTGGAGGTAGCTGCCTATAAGATAGAGGATGAGGAAACCTACGGAATTCAGTTCCACCCTGAAGTGACTCACTCACTTGAGGGCAAAACTGTACTGAGAAACTTCGTAGTTCACATATGCGGATGTCACCAGGACTGGACGCCTGATACCTTTGTTGAAGATACCGTATCGATGCTTCAGGATAAGCTGGGCGATGATAAGGTAGTACTTGGCCTATCCGGTGGGGTGGACAGTTCTGTAGCTGCCATGCTTATACATAAGGCCATAGGTAAAAACCTGCATTGTATCTTCGTAGACAACGGCCTGCTGCGTAAAAATGAATTTGAAGATGTGCTGGAAAGCTACAAGCACATGGGCCTTAATGTAAAAGGGGTAGATGCCAGCCAGCAGTTTTACGATGCACTGGAAGGTATTACTGACCCTGAGGAAAAACGTAAGGCTATTGGTAAAGTCTTCATCGATGTGTTTGACCAGGAAGCTCACGCTATCCAAAATGTAAAGTGGCTTGCACAGGGGACCATCTACCCTGATGTAATTGAGTCTGTATCTGTTAAAGGCCCTTCCGCCACCATCAAAAGCCATCATAATGTAGGTGGCCTGCCTGAGCGGATGAATCTGAAAGTCGTGGAACCGTTGAACAGCCTTTTCAAAGATGAGGTTAGAAGAGTGGGTAAAACCATGGGGCTGGAACAGACCATACTCGGAAGGCACCCCTTCCCTGGTCCGGGGCTAGCAATACGGATATTAGGTGACATCACACCACAAAAAGTACGAATCCTGCAGGAAGTAGATCACATATTTATCAGTGGCCTGAAAAATAACGACTTGTATGATGACGTTTGGCAGGCAGGGGCTATACTCTTACCTGTACAGTCTGTAGGAGTTATGGGGGATGAACGCACGTACGAAAATGTAGTGAGTCTCCGGGCAGTTACCAGCGTAGATGGCATGACTGCTGACTTCTGTCACCTGCCCTATGAATTTCTCGCTGATATCTCAAGTGATATCATAAACCGGGTTAAGGGCGTTAACAGAGTTGTATATGACATCAGCTCCAAACCACCAGCTACGATAGAATGGGAATAA
- a CDS encoding GAF domain-containing protein → MEQSNKKRGISLRAKVALVFGGLAALVVVNFCLITLANTKLRSEGAKLEISRRNLNLVNEAAFRAAAIVEGHEAYTTPLRNHITEVDQYIDLLKFGGTVEIRSAEVELEPVDESVYAQLEVFTSRWAPYKENLKSILAEANAGGASSAKAEEVLDKIYAQNEVVFKEVQELCSQNIDAYINTQTRIHTIIFVLTLLNIAGLGAGFFLVRNLLIRPLSAIRSTTEHLADGDLNLQVAIKRHDEVGKLGIAINKLVSSLNSSAAFAREIGEGDFSSEFKVAGEKDKLGYALLDMRENLKRVAEQDKIRYWSNEGMARFGEILRNDHGNLKDLSYEIISQLVKYIDANQGALFTLEDTDGDKSLEMQACYAYDRKKFLKKQIAMGEGLAGQAALEQDTIYITEVPDSYANITSGLGGSRPRSILIVPLKVNDEIYGVVEIASLTHIDSYKVEFVEKISENIASSLSSSKVNEQTKQLLDESQELTEQMQAQEEEMRQNMEELQATQEEMARKQRDLAKNEELFKQLTDNVPGVIYQFALDTATGKGSFTYASKASTQLLGIDPDQLINAPDFRSVLAVHPEDVVSFQEKLQESAGKMGFFSWDGRIRKGNGEYIWVNASSSPESQGDGVIRWGGIISSIEKQKELEAKLQQV, encoded by the coding sequence ATGGAGCAGAGCAATAAAAAGAGAGGCATATCCCTAAGGGCCAAAGTAGCCTTGGTATTTGGAGGCCTTGCAGCCTTAGTGGTGGTTAATTTTTGCCTGATCACTCTGGCGAATACTAAACTAAGAAGTGAAGGGGCCAAGCTTGAGATTTCAAGAAGAAACCTTAACCTCGTAAATGAAGCTGCATTTCGTGCGGCGGCGATCGTAGAAGGCCATGAGGCTTATACTACTCCTCTCAGAAATCATATTACAGAGGTAGATCAATATATTGATCTGTTAAAATTCGGAGGTACCGTTGAGATCAGGTCGGCTGAGGTAGAACTGGAGCCTGTTGATGAAAGCGTGTACGCTCAGTTGGAAGTATTTACAAGCCGCTGGGCCCCCTACAAAGAAAACCTGAAATCTATACTTGCCGAAGCAAATGCAGGAGGTGCCTCTTCTGCCAAAGCTGAGGAAGTGCTGGATAAGATATATGCACAAAATGAAGTGGTTTTCAAGGAAGTGCAGGAGCTCTGTTCGCAAAACATAGATGCTTATATCAATACGCAAACACGTATCCATACTATCATCTTCGTTCTCACCTTACTTAATATTGCAGGATTAGGCGCCGGATTTTTTCTTGTTCGAAACCTCCTCATCAGACCATTGTCAGCGATCCGCTCCACCACGGAACATCTAGCAGATGGTGACCTCAATCTGCAGGTAGCCATCAAGCGGCACGATGAGGTAGGTAAACTGGGAATTGCCATCAATAAACTGGTCAGCAGCCTTAACAGTTCGGCAGCATTTGCCCGCGAGATAGGGGAAGGAGACTTCAGTAGTGAATTTAAAGTGGCTGGTGAAAAAGATAAGCTTGGCTATGCCCTTCTGGACATGCGCGAAAACCTGAAGCGTGTGGCTGAGCAGGATAAGATCAGATACTGGTCCAATGAAGGTATGGCCCGGTTTGGAGAGATATTGCGTAATGATCATGGAAACCTTAAGGATCTGAGCTATGAGATAATTAGTCAGCTAGTTAAATATATCGATGCAAACCAGGGAGCTTTATTTACCTTAGAGGACACCGACGGAGACAAGTCCCTGGAGATGCAGGCCTGTTATGCCTACGATCGTAAGAAGTTTCTGAAGAAACAGATTGCAATGGGAGAGGGCCTTGCGGGGCAGGCAGCTCTGGAGCAGGATACTATTTACATAACCGAGGTTCCTGATTCATACGCAAATATCACGAGTGGGCTGGGAGGTAGTCGTCCCAGAAGTATTCTCATTGTCCCTCTGAAGGTCAATGATGAGATTTATGGAGTGGTGGAGATTGCTTCTTTGACCCATATCGACTCATATAAAGTCGAATTTGTGGAAAAGATCAGTGAAAATATCGCCTCTTCGCTTTCATCTTCAAAGGTGAATGAGCAGACGAAGCAATTGCTGGACGAAAGTCAGGAGCTGACCGAGCAAATGCAGGCTCAGGAAGAAGAAATGAGGCAGAATATGGAGGAGTTGCAGGCTACGCAGGAAGAGATGGCTAGAAAACAGCGTGATTTGGCCAAAAATGAAGAGCTCTTCAAGCAGCTTACGGATAATGTTCCAGGAGTCATCTACCAGTTTGCTCTGGATACAGCCACTGGTAAAGGAAGTTTTACCTACGCAAGCAAGGCAAGCACGCAGCTATTGGGTATTGACCCTGACCAATTGATCAATGCCCCTGACTTTCGTTCCGTGCTGGCCGTACACCCTGAAGATGTCGTTTCCTTCCAGGAAAAGTTACAGGAATCAGCCGGCAAGATGGGCTTTTTCTCCTGGGATGGCCGTATCAGGAAGGGGAATGGTGAATATATTTGGGTCAATGCTTCCAGTAGTCCGGAAAGCCAGGGCGATGGAGTCATTCGCTGGGGAGGAATCATTAGCAGCATTGAGAAGCAAAAAGAGTTGGAGGCCAAACTGCAACAGGTCTGA